A genomic region of Sulfobacillus acidophilus DSM 10332 contains the following coding sequences:
- a CDS encoding DNA ligase (PFAM: NAD-dependent DNA ligase OB-fold domain; NAD-dependent DNA ligase adenylation domain; NAD-dependent DNA ligase C4 zinc finger domain; BRCA1 C Terminus (BRCT) domain; Helix-hairpin-helix motif~TIGRFAM: DNA ligase, NAD-dependent~COGs: COG0272 NAD-dependent DNA ligase (contains BRCT domain type II)~HAMAP: DNA ligase~InterProIPR013839:IPR004150:IPR004149:IPR000445:IPR 001357:IPR001679:IPR013840:IPR003583~KEGG: bbe:BBR47_06860 NAD-dependent DNA ligase~PFAM: NAD-dependent DNA ligase, adenylation; NAD-dependent DNA ligase, OB-fold; Zinc-finger, NAD-dependent DNA ligase C4-type; Helix-hairpin-helix motif; BRCT~PRIAM: DNA ligase (NAD(+))~SMART: NAD-dependent DNA ligase, N-terminal; Helix-hairpin-helix DNA-binding motif, class 1; BRCT~SPTR: DNA ligase;~TIGRFAM: NAD-dependent DNA ligase) codes for MTSEEAREHIRRLRETIRRHNRLYYEEDRPEITDAEYDQLVNELARLEAEFPEWQDPSSPTQTVGGDVAPEFSTVVFTKPVLSLTNIHSLDEFDDFSRRLQEWVGGDALAFTAELKIDGLSVILDYQKGQLVRAATRGNGEQGEDVTANVRQIAAIPQTLKVPITGQFRGEVYMPLPVFRTLNQKREEDGLPRFANPRNAAAGSLRQLDPAITRSRRLSAWIYEIRELSEGPVIERQSEALTRLAEWGFPVEPHWTRCETRAEVEAFVAHWQAHRDELDFDIDGLVLKLDRIDWQERIGNTQKAPRWAVAYKFPPEEALTVVKAIVLSVGRTGVLTPTAELEPVWLAGTRVSRASLHNEDIIRTLDVRVGDHVYVRKAGEIIPEVVRVERTLRPADTVPFRFPRHCPACGAEVVRLPDEAAHRCTGGLTCPAQLRERLIHFASRGAMDIEGLGEKTVDLLLEHGRIRSVPDIYALTLDDLLSLPRFQHTSAQKLLDAIAQSRQRPLSRLLFALGIRFVGEKAAQVLARHFGHLDRVVAATREELLAVPDVGERTAESILAFFREPHNQAVIHRLRELGVNFEEPIDQGAERPWTGQTFVLTGTLSQLSRKAAEERIVALGGTVTGQVSQKTNWVVVGEKPGSKFVRAQQLGIPILTEQEFLQWLANPDAEWAKRQR; via the coding sequence GTGACGTCTGAGGAAGCGCGTGAGCACATTCGGCGCTTACGTGAAACCATTCGGCGCCATAATCGGCTCTATTATGAGGAAGACCGACCGGAAATCACCGACGCGGAATATGATCAGCTGGTGAACGAACTCGCCCGCCTGGAAGCGGAATTTCCCGAGTGGCAGGATCCCTCGTCGCCGACGCAAACGGTGGGCGGGGATGTGGCTCCCGAATTCAGTACCGTCGTCTTTACCAAGCCGGTTCTCAGTTTGACCAACATTCACAGTCTGGACGAATTTGACGATTTTTCCCGTCGGCTTCAAGAATGGGTGGGCGGCGACGCCTTAGCCTTTACGGCCGAATTAAAAATCGACGGATTGAGTGTCATTCTCGACTATCAAAAGGGTCAGCTGGTACGGGCCGCCACCCGCGGAAACGGAGAGCAAGGAGAAGACGTGACGGCCAATGTGCGTCAAATCGCGGCCATTCCCCAGACCTTGAAAGTGCCGATTACCGGGCAGTTTCGGGGCGAGGTGTATATGCCCTTGCCCGTGTTTCGCACGCTGAACCAAAAACGGGAAGAGGACGGCCTGCCGCGATTTGCCAATCCGCGCAATGCGGCGGCGGGTTCTTTACGGCAGTTGGATCCGGCGATTACGCGCTCTCGCCGACTATCCGCCTGGATTTATGAAATCCGCGAGTTGTCGGAGGGGCCGGTGATTGAACGGCAAAGCGAAGCGCTCACGCGACTTGCGGAGTGGGGCTTTCCGGTCGAACCGCATTGGACCCGGTGTGAAACCCGGGCGGAGGTGGAGGCTTTTGTAGCCCATTGGCAAGCCCATCGGGACGAGCTGGATTTTGATATTGACGGGTTGGTGTTGAAACTCGACCGGATAGACTGGCAAGAACGTATCGGAAACACCCAAAAGGCCCCCCGGTGGGCGGTGGCGTACAAGTTTCCGCCGGAAGAGGCGTTAACCGTGGTCAAGGCGATTGTGTTATCGGTCGGGCGCACCGGGGTGTTGACGCCGACGGCCGAGCTCGAACCGGTGTGGCTGGCGGGGACCCGGGTCAGCCGAGCCTCGTTACACAACGAAGATATTATCCGGACCCTCGATGTACGCGTGGGTGACCACGTCTATGTCCGGAAAGCCGGTGAAATTATTCCCGAAGTGGTGCGGGTCGAACGAACCTTGCGTCCCGCCGATACGGTTCCCTTTCGCTTTCCCCGTCATTGTCCCGCCTGCGGGGCCGAAGTGGTTCGGTTGCCGGATGAGGCCGCCCATCGTTGTACCGGCGGACTGACCTGCCCTGCGCAATTACGCGAGCGCCTCATTCATTTTGCCTCCCGGGGGGCCATGGACATTGAGGGTTTGGGGGAAAAGACGGTCGATTTGTTGCTTGAGCACGGTCGTATTCGGTCGGTGCCGGATATTTATGCCTTGACGCTCGACGACTTGTTAAGTTTGCCGCGCTTTCAGCACACGTCGGCGCAGAAACTCCTCGACGCTATCGCCCAGTCTCGTCAACGGCCCCTTTCCCGCTTGCTGTTCGCATTGGGCATTCGGTTTGTGGGCGAAAAGGCGGCGCAGGTTCTGGCACGCCACTTCGGGCATTTGGATCGGGTGGTGGCGGCCACCCGCGAGGAGTTGTTGGCGGTGCCGGATGTCGGTGAACGGACGGCGGAAAGTATCTTGGCCTTTTTCCGGGAACCGCATAACCAAGCGGTGATTCATCGACTCCGGGAGCTGGGCGTGAACTTTGAGGAGCCGATCGACCAGGGGGCGGAACGGCCCTGGACGGGCCAAACCTTTGTATTGACCGGCACATTGAGCCAATTGTCGCGAAAAGCCGCCGAAGAACGGATTGTTGCCTTGGGGGGAACGGTGACCGGACAAGTCTCCCAAAAAACAAATTGGGTTGTCGTGGGCGAAAAGCCCGGTTCGAAATTTGTACGGGCGCAACAACTCGGTATCCCGATATTGACGGAGCAGGAATTTTTACAATGGTTGGCGAATCCTGACGCGGAATGGGCCAAACGCCAACGGTAA